Proteins found in one Amycolatopsis aidingensis genomic segment:
- a CDS encoding DUF2505 domain-containing protein, translating into MASRIEHRAEFPHSVGEVYRTQTDAAALRARLAEIGGQQARLAEHEAGADGVRFTLVQGIPADRLPQVVRSLHRGDLIVHREQRWQRTGADEVYTGTATATVDGVPGRITARTELRTGGEGAVLRTTGEVTVRIPLVGGKLEGVIAEQVTKLLEREAEFTASWLGADN; encoded by the coding sequence ATGGCGTCCCGTATCGAGCACCGCGCGGAGTTCCCGCACAGCGTCGGCGAGGTGTACCGCACGCAGACCGATGCCGCCGCCCTGCGGGCCCGGCTGGCGGAGATCGGCGGCCAGCAGGCACGGCTCGCCGAGCACGAGGCCGGCGCGGACGGGGTGCGGTTCACCCTGGTACAGGGCATTCCGGCGGATCGGCTACCGCAGGTGGTGCGCTCGCTGCACCGGGGCGACCTGATCGTGCATCGCGAGCAACGCTGGCAGCGCACCGGCGCGGACGAGGTCTACACCGGAACCGCGACGGCCACCGTGGACGGAGTGCCCGGCCGGATCACCGCCCGCACCGAGTTGCGCACCGGGGGCGAGGGCGCCGTGCTGCGCACCACCGGCGAGGTGACAGTGCGGATCCCGCTGGTCGGCGGCAAGCTGGAGGGCGTCATCGCCGAGCAGGTGACCAAGCTGCTCGAGCGGGAGGCCGAGTTCACCGCGTCGTGGCTCGGCGCGGACAACTAG
- a CDS encoding type III secretion system chaperone family protein, with protein MTARDPARADELIRSTVEESGLEYERHGEGKYFVTLPGSKKLQTNCWLVAGEHALVVEAFVCRRPDEEQQRVYRFLLQRNAKLYGVYYALDSVGDIYLVGRHALETLTGDELDRILGQVLEAADGDFNTLLELGFASSIQREWDWRVSRGESLANLQAFKHLVAPDG; from the coding sequence ATGACGGCACGGGACCCGGCGCGCGCCGACGAGCTGATCCGGTCCACAGTGGAGGAATCCGGCCTAGAGTACGAGCGGCATGGCGAGGGCAAGTACTTCGTCACGTTGCCGGGTAGCAAGAAGCTGCAGACCAACTGCTGGCTGGTCGCCGGGGAGCACGCGCTGGTGGTGGAGGCGTTCGTCTGCCGCAGGCCGGACGAGGAGCAGCAGCGGGTCTACCGGTTCCTGTTGCAGCGCAACGCCAAGCTGTACGGGGTGTACTACGCGCTCGACTCGGTCGGCGACATCTACCTGGTCGGCAGGCATGCCCTGGAGACCCTCACCGGCGACGAGCTGGACCGGATCCTCGGCCAGGTGCTCGAGGCCGCCGACGGCGACTTCAACACCCTGCTGGAGCTCGGCTTCGCGAGCTCGATCCAGCGCGAATGGGACTGGCGGGTCTCGCGCGGCGAGTCCCTTGCCAACCTGCAGGCCTTCAAGCACCTCGTCGCGCCGGACGGCTAG
- a CDS encoding DUF4349 domain-containing protein has protein sequence MRSRAKPPAMLLVALGMTVGLLSGCTGDRQAATPLSAPAGAGQAGEESGNAADAPAAREGADQRGGSGAAVRIEGAERKLARTAQLELTAPDVSAAVREARQVATGAGGYTGQERVDQHSASVEVVVPSDRLDGVLGELAALGEVVRRQQRTEDVTEQVVDVESRLASQRASVQRVRALLDRASSISEVTSVEAELTQRQAELESLQARQEALAGRVATSTVSLTVSRAAAAAPEPEDEGILGGLAAGWRAFTGFLGDALTVLATALPFLAFFGLPFAAVAWQLFRRRRRRVASAALPE, from the coding sequence ATGCGATCGAGAGCGAAGCCGCCTGCGATGCTGCTGGTGGCACTGGGGATGACGGTGGGGCTGCTGTCCGGCTGCACCGGTGACCGGCAGGCGGCCACGCCGTTGTCCGCGCCCGCGGGCGCCGGGCAGGCAGGCGAGGAGTCCGGGAACGCTGCGGACGCGCCCGCGGCGCGGGAAGGCGCGGATCAGCGTGGCGGCAGCGGCGCGGCGGTGCGAATCGAGGGGGCGGAACGCAAGCTGGCCCGCACCGCGCAGCTGGAGCTGACCGCACCGGATGTGTCCGCCGCGGTGCGCGAGGCCAGGCAGGTCGCCACCGGCGCGGGCGGCTACACCGGGCAGGAACGGGTGGACCAGCACTCCGCCTCGGTCGAGGTGGTGGTGCCGAGCGACCGGCTGGACGGGGTGCTCGGGGAGCTGGCCGCGCTCGGTGAGGTGGTGCGCAGGCAGCAGCGCACGGAGGACGTGACCGAGCAGGTGGTGGACGTGGAGTCCAGGCTGGCTTCGCAGCGGGCCAGTGTGCAACGGGTGCGCGCCCTGCTGGACCGGGCGAGCTCGATCAGCGAGGTCACCTCGGTGGAGGCCGAGCTCACCCAGCGCCAGGCGGAGCTGGAGTCGCTGCAGGCCAGGCAGGAGGCGCTGGCCGGAAGGGTCGCCACGTCCACGGTCTCGCTGACCGTCAGCCGGGCCGCCGCGGCCGCGCCGGAACCGGAGGACGAGGGCATCCTCGGCGGCCTCGCCGCGGGCTGGCGCGCGTTCACCGGGTTCCTCGGGGACGCGCTCACCGTGCTGGCCACCGCCCTGCCGTTCCTCGCCTTCTTCGGCCTGCCCTTCGCGGCAGTGGCGTGGCAGCTGTTTCGGCGCCGTCGCCGCCGGGTAGCCAGTGCTGCGTTACCGGAATGA
- the mshA gene encoding D-inositol-3-phosphate glycosyltransferase has protein sequence MMPSHPPAPLRRVAVLSVHTSPLEQPGTGDAGGMNVYIGQTAIEMARRGVSVEIFTRATSSDQPPVAELAPGVLVRHIPAGPYEPLSRAELPAQLCAFTSGVLRTEAFHEPGYYDVIHSHYWLSGQVGWLARDRWGVPLVHTAHTLAKVKNAALAEGDSPEPRTRVIGEEQVVAEADRLVANTPVEARELIALYDADPHAVRTVSPGVDLDRFTPGSTALARAALGLPADAVVLAFAGRLQPLKAPDVLLHAAARLLRDRPELAERLVVLVVGGPSGSGLEQPHALRELAASLGIERQTRFLPPQPGQALVDVFRAADVVAVPSYNESFGLVALEAQACGTPVVAAEVGGLPVAVAHGVSGLLVPGHRAGDWARALANVALQPRRRAELAANAVQHARRFSWQRTTETLLGTYADAAVAFRNASALALQEVAV, from the coding sequence ATGATGCCGTCTCACCCACCGGCGCCGCTGCGCCGGGTGGCGGTCCTTTCCGTGCACACCTCACCGCTGGAGCAGCCCGGAACCGGTGACGCCGGCGGGATGAACGTCTACATCGGGCAGACCGCGATCGAGATGGCCCGAAGAGGGGTCAGCGTGGAGATCTTCACCAGGGCGACGTCCTCCGACCAGCCGCCGGTGGCCGAGCTGGCCCCCGGCGTGCTGGTCCGGCACATCCCGGCGGGCCCGTACGAGCCGCTGAGCCGTGCCGAGCTGCCCGCGCAGCTGTGCGCGTTCACCTCGGGGGTGCTGCGCACCGAGGCTTTCCACGAGCCCGGCTACTACGACGTGATCCACTCGCACTACTGGCTGTCCGGCCAGGTCGGCTGGCTGGCAAGGGACCGCTGGGGGGTGCCGCTTGTGCACACCGCGCACACCCTGGCCAAGGTGAAGAACGCCGCGCTCGCCGAGGGGGACAGCCCGGAACCACGGACCAGGGTGATCGGCGAGGAGCAGGTCGTCGCCGAGGCGGACCGGCTGGTGGCCAACACCCCGGTGGAGGCGCGGGAGCTGATCGCCCTGTACGACGCCGACCCGCACGCCGTGCGCACCGTGTCTCCCGGGGTGGACCTCGACCGGTTCACCCCGGGATCGACCGCGCTGGCCAGGGCGGCCCTCGGCCTGCCTGCGGATGCGGTGGTGCTGGCCTTCGCCGGGCGGTTGCAGCCGCTGAAGGCCCCCGACGTGCTGCTGCACGCGGCCGCACGGCTGCTGCGTGACCGGCCCGAGCTGGCCGAACGTCTGGTCGTGCTGGTGGTCGGCGGGCCGTCGGGATCCGGCCTGGAACAGCCGCATGCCCTGCGCGAGCTGGCCGCCTCGCTTGGCATCGAACGGCAGACCCGGTTCCTGCCCCCGCAGCCAGGGCAGGCACTGGTCGACGTCTTCCGCGCCGCCGACGTGGTGGCCGTACCCAGCTACAACGAGTCCTTCGGTCTGGTCGCGCTGGAGGCGCAGGCCTGCGGCACCCCGGTGGTGGCGGCGGAGGTCGGCGGCCTCCCGGTGGCCGTCGCGCACGGGGTCTCCGGGCTGCTGGTGCCGGGCCACCGGGCCGGGGACTGGGCGCGGGCCCTGGCAAACGTCGCGCTGCAGCCACGGCGGCGCGCCGAGCTCGCGGCGAACGCGGTGCAGCACGCCAGGCGGTTCTCCTGGCAGCGCACCACCGAGACCTTGCTGGGCACCTACGCCGATGCGGCAGTAGCGTTCCGGAATGCCAGTGCGCTCGCGCTGCAGGAGGTGGCGGTATGA
- a CDS encoding phosphoglyceromutase, producing MAELGTLVLLRHGQSTWNAENLFTGWVDVPLSEQGEAEARRGGELLAETGLLPDVVHTSLLRRAISTANIALDVADRHWIEVRRDWRLNERHYGALQGKNKKQTLEEFGEEQFMLWRRSYDTPPPPIERGSEFSQDADPRYADLGDTAPLTECLQDVVARLLPYWESAIVPDLRAGRTVLLAAHGNSLRALVKHLDGISDEEIAGLNIPTGIPLRYDLTADLRPVTPGGTYLDPAAATEAAAAVAAQGR from the coding sequence ATGGCCGAGCTAGGGACCCTGGTGCTGTTGCGGCACGGGCAGAGCACGTGGAACGCGGAGAACCTGTTCACCGGCTGGGTTGACGTCCCGCTGTCCGAGCAGGGGGAAGCGGAGGCACGGCGCGGCGGCGAGCTGCTCGCCGAGACCGGGCTGCTGCCGGACGTGGTGCACACCTCGCTGCTGCGCAGGGCGATCTCCACCGCGAACATCGCGCTGGACGTCGCGGACCGGCACTGGATCGAGGTGCGCAGGGACTGGCGGCTGAACGAGCGGCACTACGGCGCGTTGCAGGGCAAGAACAAGAAGCAGACCCTCGAGGAGTTCGGCGAGGAGCAGTTCATGCTCTGGCGCCGGTCCTACGACACCCCGCCGCCGCCGATCGAGCGGGGCAGCGAGTTCAGCCAGGACGCCGACCCGCGGTACGCGGACCTCGGCGACACGGCCCCGCTGACCGAATGCCTGCAGGACGTGGTGGCGCGCCTGCTGCCGTACTGGGAGTCGGCGATCGTGCCGGACCTGCGGGCCGGGCGGACGGTGCTGCTGGCCGCGCACGGGAACTCGCTGCGCGCTCTGGTCAAGCACCTGGATGGGATCTCCGACGAGGAGATCGCCGGCCTGAACATCCCCACCGGCATCCCGCTGCGCTACGACCTCACCGCGGACCTGCGGCCGGTCACCCCCGGCGGCACCTACCTCGACCCGGCCGCCGCCACCGAGGCGGCCGCCGCCGTCGCGGCCCAAGGCCGCTGA
- a CDS encoding helix-turn-helix domain-containing protein yields the protein MERTGDVVVLRGERELFQRAGHLLTTADEVCCAANDLFTWAAGHTRWPDAAAEVASQHARGRRIRKVYRPGALLDPSSAQHLRQIERAGARIRITQDELNETIIIDRRLAVLAGDLVDGARSYSVITRPEVVQGVTSLFEAAWRAATDLAGYDARFAELRAVAPRILELLAAGCKDEAAARTLGLGLRTYRRRVAELMDALGAESRFQAGARARELGLI from the coding sequence ATGGAACGGACCGGGGACGTGGTGGTGCTGCGGGGCGAGCGGGAGCTGTTCCAGCGGGCAGGACACCTGCTGACCACCGCCGATGAGGTCTGCTGTGCCGCGAACGACCTGTTCACCTGGGCGGCGGGCCACACCCGGTGGCCGGATGCTGCCGCCGAGGTCGCCAGCCAGCACGCGCGGGGCAGGCGGATTCGCAAGGTCTACCGTCCGGGCGCCCTGCTGGATCCCTCTTCCGCCCAGCACCTGCGGCAGATCGAGCGAGCGGGGGCACGGATCCGGATCACCCAGGACGAACTGAACGAGACCATCATCATCGACCGGCGGCTGGCGGTACTGGCAGGCGACCTGGTGGACGGTGCCCGTAGCTACAGCGTGATCACCCGTCCGGAGGTGGTGCAGGGGGTGACCTCGCTGTTCGAGGCCGCCTGGCGGGCCGCGACCGACCTTGCCGGGTACGACGCGCGGTTCGCCGAGCTCAGGGCGGTGGCGCCGCGGATCCTCGAGCTGCTCGCCGCAGGCTGCAAGGACGAGGCCGCCGCGCGCACGCTAGGCCTCGGGCTGCGCACCTACCGCCGCCGGGTGGCCGAGCTGATGGACGCGCTCGGCGCCGAGTCCCGGTTCCAGGCCGGGGCGCGGGCGCGCGAGCTCGGCCTGATCTGA
- a CDS encoding alpha/beta fold hydrolase — translation MNTEVTGSGGVRLGIRVAGENNARTVVLLHGWAQSSLAWSHQLTAAELTADLRLVAPDLRGHGVSEVPAEGYDRSRVWADDLASVLEFAGTPAVVVGWSYGGLVITDYLRTYGTAGIAGLVLAGAITEIGRDQPGGRTGPAMRAALPAALDEDPEVALPALARLSGGMAAKEIPGALAQALLGSSLLVPPAVRGALFRRRVDSAEVLAAVDVPTLVLHGTEDAVVDPSAGAYAAGKIPGADQRWLQGVGHLPFIEAAEEFNATLLHFAGQRLAPAP, via the coding sequence GTGAACACGGAGGTCACCGGGTCCGGCGGGGTCCGGCTCGGGATACGGGTCGCCGGCGAGAACAATGCGCGCACCGTCGTACTGCTGCACGGCTGGGCGCAGTCCTCGCTGGCCTGGTCGCATCAGCTCACCGCCGCCGAGCTCACCGCGGACCTGCGGCTGGTGGCGCCGGACCTGCGCGGGCACGGGGTGTCCGAGGTGCCGGCGGAGGGTTACGACCGGTCCAGGGTGTGGGCCGACGACCTCGCCTCGGTGCTGGAGTTCGCCGGCACGCCCGCGGTGGTGGTCGGCTGGTCCTACGGCGGGCTGGTGATCACCGACTACCTGCGGACCTACGGGACGGCGGGGATCGCCGGGCTGGTGCTGGCCGGGGCGATCACCGAGATCGGCAGGGACCAGCCGGGTGGCCGCACCGGCCCGGCCATGCGCGCGGCCCTGCCGGCGGCGCTGGACGAGGATCCCGAGGTGGCGCTGCCCGCGCTGGCCCGGTTGTCCGGCGGGATGGCGGCAAAAGAGATCCCCGGCGCCCTGGCCCAGGCGCTGCTCGGCTCCTCGCTGCTGGTGCCCCCCGCGGTGCGCGGTGCGCTGTTCCGGCGCCGGGTGGACAGCGCCGAGGTGCTGGCCGCGGTGGACGTGCCCACCCTGGTCCTGCACGGCACCGAGGACGCGGTGGTGGACCCGAGCGCGGGCGCGTACGCGGCGGGGAAGATTCCGGGGGCCGATCAACGTTGGTTGCAGGGTGTAGGCCATCTGCCGTTCATCGAGGCGGCGGAGGAGTTCAACGCGACGCTGCTGCACTTCGCCGGACAGCGGCTGGCACCAGCGCCCTGA
- a CDS encoding SDR family NAD(P)-dependent oxidoreductase, translated as MSNRIAVITGASAGIGASTARALAKAGFDVILGARRLDRVTALADELSGTAHLLDVTDQESVASFAKQVPQCHVLVNNAGGARGLERVENADEQNWRWMWETNVLGTLRMTKALLPKLVESGDGHVLTVTSIAGHEVYDGGSGYTAAKHAQSALHRTLRSEHLGQPVRFTEIIPGMVETDFSLNRFAGDTERAEKVYQGLDPLTPDDVAEVIAFAATRPAHVNLDEIVLKPRAQYNGSRFHRE; from the coding sequence ATGAGCAACCGAATCGCAGTCATCACCGGCGCCAGCGCGGGGATCGGCGCGTCGACCGCGCGGGCACTGGCCAAGGCCGGCTTCGATGTGATCCTCGGCGCCCGGCGCCTCGACCGCGTCACCGCACTGGCGGACGAGCTGTCCGGGACCGCTCACCTTCTGGACGTCACCGACCAGGAATCGGTTGCGTCCTTCGCCAAGCAGGTTCCGCAGTGCCATGTCCTGGTGAACAACGCCGGTGGGGCGCGGGGCCTTGAGCGGGTCGAGAACGCGGACGAGCAGAACTGGCGCTGGATGTGGGAAACCAACGTGCTCGGCACGTTGCGGATGACCAAGGCGCTGCTGCCGAAGCTGGTCGAGTCCGGCGACGGGCACGTGCTGACTGTGACCTCCATCGCGGGGCACGAGGTCTACGATGGCGGCTCCGGCTACACCGCGGCCAAGCACGCGCAGTCCGCGCTGCACCGGACCCTGCGCTCGGAGCACCTCGGCCAGCCGGTGCGGTTCACCGAGATCATCCCGGGCATGGTGGAGACCGACTTCTCACTCAACCGCTTCGCGGGCGACACCGAGCGTGCGGAAAAGGTCTACCAGGGGCTGGACCCGCTGACCCCGGACGATGTGGCCGAGGTCATCGCGTTCGCGGCGACCCGGCCCGCGCACGTCAACCTGGACGAGATCGTGCTGAAGCCCCGCGCCCAGTACAACGGCTCCCGCTTCCACCGCGAGTAA
- a CDS encoding aldo/keto reductase: MTTSTNTAAATWHLGDHMVNRLGLGAMRLFHHTDGDSSERERALTVLRRAVELGINHIDTAAFYFSPRYSANELINSALRPYPEDLLIATKVGPGRDASGEWLPAARPGQLRGQVEENLRQLGRDHLDLVYLRIGEGLERGTGSLAERFGALAELREAGLIRHLGISNIGPEHLTEARRIAPVVAVQNQYGPANRADDALLDTCTEHGIAFVPFFGVVGGDPGGRVAGLAGERGVSPAQLLLAWSLRRAPNVLAIPGTGNPEHLEQNVAAAGIELSAAELDRLGGG; encoded by the coding sequence ATGACGACATCGACGAACACGGCCGCGGCCACCTGGCACCTCGGCGATCACATGGTCAACCGGCTCGGCCTTGGCGCGATGCGGTTGTTCCACCACACCGATGGCGACAGCAGTGAACGCGAGCGCGCGCTCACCGTGCTGCGCAGGGCGGTCGAGCTGGGGATCAACCACATCGACACCGCCGCCTTCTACTTCTCCCCGCGGTACTCGGCCAACGAGCTGATCAACAGCGCGCTGCGGCCGTATCCAGAGGACCTGCTGATCGCCACCAAGGTCGGGCCGGGAAGGGACGCCTCCGGCGAGTGGTTGCCTGCCGCGCGGCCAGGGCAGCTGCGCGGGCAGGTGGAGGAGAACCTGCGCCAGCTCGGCCGGGACCACCTGGACCTGGTCTATCTGCGGATCGGCGAGGGCCTCGAGCGCGGCACCGGCTCGCTGGCCGAGCGGTTCGGCGCCCTTGCCGAGCTGCGCGAGGCCGGGCTGATCCGGCACCTCGGGATTTCCAATATCGGGCCCGAACACCTCACCGAGGCCCGGCGGATCGCGCCGGTGGTGGCCGTGCAGAACCAGTACGGCCCGGCCAACCGCGCCGACGACGCCCTGCTGGACACCTGCACCGAGCACGGAATCGCCTTCGTGCCCTTCTTCGGTGTCGTCGGCGGCGACCCCGGCGGGCGGGTGGCCGGGCTGGCCGGGGAACGCGGGGTCAGCCCGGCTCAGCTGCTACTGGCCTGGAGCCTGCGCCGGGCGCCGAACGTGCTGGCCATCCCGGGCACCGGCAACCCCGAGCACCTTGAGCAGAACGTGGCTGCGGCTGGGATCGAGCTCTCGGCCGCCGAGCTGGACCGGCTGGGCGGCGGCTGA
- a CDS encoding class I SAM-dependent methyltransferase produces MPTRGTTNPNRLRRVDRWLTSDHRATARLRAAADPLVVDLGYGASPVTTVELARRLRRAVPAVRVLGLELDPERVAAARAVAEPPWLDFRRGGFELAGVRPVLVRAFNVLRQYEEAAVASSWLAMLERIQPGGLLVDGTCDELGRLCSWVTIDHSGPRTLTLSCRVSSLELPSTVATRLPKVLIHRNVPGEPVYLLMSTLDSCWRAAAPLRGYGPRARWTETVRLLTERGWPVLNRRDRWRLGELTVPWASVAPR; encoded by the coding sequence ATGCCCACCAGGGGGACCACCAACCCGAACCGGCTGCGCCGGGTCGATCGCTGGCTGACCAGCGACCACCGGGCGACCGCGCGGCTGCGGGCCGCGGCGGACCCGCTGGTGGTGGACCTCGGCTACGGCGCGTCCCCGGTGACCACGGTGGAGCTGGCCCGGCGACTGCGCAGGGCGGTTCCCGCGGTGCGGGTACTCGGCCTGGAACTGGACCCCGAACGGGTGGCCGCCGCCCGCGCAGTGGCCGAACCGCCGTGGCTGGACTTCCGGCGCGGCGGGTTCGAACTCGCCGGGGTCCGGCCGGTCCTGGTGCGCGCGTTCAACGTGCTGCGCCAGTACGAGGAGGCCGCGGTGGCGAGTTCCTGGCTGGCCATGCTGGAGCGGATCCAGCCCGGCGGCCTGCTGGTCGATGGCACCTGTGACGAACTCGGCAGGCTTTGCTCCTGGGTCACGATCGACCACAGCGGACCGCGCACGCTCACCCTGTCCTGCCGGGTGTCCAGCCTGGAACTTCCCTCCACTGTGGCTACCCGGCTACCCAAAGTACTGATCCACCGCAATGTTCCGGGTGAACCCGTTTATCTACTTATGTCTACTTTGGACTCGTGTTGGCGGGCGGCGGCGCCACTGCGCGGCTACGGGCCGCGGGCCAGGTGGACGGAGACGGTACGCCTGCTCACCGAACGCGGCTGGCCGGTGCTGAACCGGCGGGACCGCTGGCGGCTCGGGGAGCTGACCGTGCCATGGGCCTCGGTCGCCCCGCGCTGA
- a CDS encoding UDP-N-acetylmuramate dehydrogenase, giving the protein MSAVETGTGMTLASYTTLRLGGPAERFLVAGTEAELVDRVRAADAAGEPLLLLGGGSNLVVADEGFPGTVLRIGTGGWERDKQDGAEVEVEAAAGAQWDEFVAATVEHGLGGLECLSGIPGLVGATPIQNVGAYGCEVSDLIVAVRLYDRRDGEVRTLAASELGFAYRTSVLKGTDRGVVLGVRFRLRADGLSQPIHYAELARTLGVRTGERVPAERARAAVLTLRRGKGMVLEAADHDTWSAGSFFTNPILAESELPAVLARIAEVAGADAAVPRYPAPEGVKLSAAWLIERAGFGKGHPGPGGRVALSGKHTLALTNRGGASTADLLALAREVRDGVRTAFGVTLRPEPLLINCTL; this is encoded by the coding sequence GTGAGCGCTGTGGAAACGGGTACCGGAATGACCTTGGCGAGTTACACCACCCTGCGGCTCGGCGGGCCGGCCGAGCGGTTCCTTGTCGCCGGTACGGAGGCGGAGCTGGTGGACCGGGTGCGGGCCGCCGACGCGGCCGGTGAGCCGCTGCTGCTGCTCGGCGGCGGCTCGAACCTGGTCGTGGCGGACGAGGGGTTCCCTGGCACCGTACTGCGCATCGGCACCGGCGGCTGGGAACGGGACAAACAGGACGGTGCCGAGGTCGAGGTGGAGGCGGCTGCCGGCGCGCAGTGGGACGAGTTCGTCGCGGCCACCGTCGAGCACGGCCTCGGTGGCCTCGAGTGTCTTTCCGGGATTCCCGGCCTGGTCGGTGCCACCCCGATCCAGAACGTCGGCGCATACGGCTGTGAGGTCAGCGACCTGATCGTGGCGGTGCGGCTGTACGACCGCCGCGACGGCGAGGTGCGCACGCTGGCCGCGAGCGAGCTGGGCTTCGCCTACCGCACGAGTGTGCTCAAGGGCACCGACCGCGGGGTCGTGCTCGGGGTGCGCTTCCGGCTGCGGGCCGACGGCCTCTCCCAGCCGATCCACTACGCCGAGCTGGCACGGACCCTCGGCGTGCGCACCGGCGAGCGGGTACCAGCCGAGCGGGCGCGGGCGGCCGTGCTCACCCTGCGCCGCGGCAAGGGCATGGTGCTGGAGGCCGCGGATCACGACACCTGGAGCGCGGGCTCCTTCTTCACCAACCCGATCCTCGCCGAGTCCGAGCTGCCCGCGGTGCTGGCCAGGATCGCCGAGGTGGCCGGGGCGGACGCGGCGGTGCCGCGCTATCCGGCGCCCGAGGGGGTCAAGCTGTCCGCGGCCTGGCTGATCGAGCGGGCCGGATTCGGCAAGGGGCACCCCGGTCCTGGCGGCCGGGTGGCGCTGTCCGGCAAGCACACCCTCGCCCTGACCAACCGGGGCGGCGCCAGCACCGCGGACCTGCTGGCGCTGGCCCGCGAGGTGCGGGACGGGGTGCGCACCGCCTTCGGCGTCACTCTGCGCCCCGAACCCCTGCTCATCAACTGCACCCTGTGA
- a CDS encoding L,D-transpeptidase — translation MYGRRKVFKIALAAGGAAGLAACSGDEVPGSGEPAVHPPKARITAEPAAEATEVPVTEPVTVKVAEGSFTEVKLTNSDGGEVQGELNAEKNTWTSAEPLGYGKTYSYAAKATGTDGKPVEFTGSFTTLQPKAVIRATLNPIDDAEVGVGMPISVKFDAPVSDRAAAQRALTVETSEDVEGSWAWLSDRQVDWRPREYWPAGTEVNVTAKLYGVHYGGGNYGKADVTTKFSIGRNQVVKIHTPDHVMRVYRDGAEHTSYPCSNGKDADPNLNTPNGTVIVMTKEPTSIFDNERYGYTDVKKKWCCRISNHGEYIHENEENRANIGKKNTSHGCVNLFEKDAKAYFDSALIGDPVEVTGAKADFPTTSAVMDWLLDWETWKSKSAL, via the coding sequence GTGTACGGACGGCGGAAGGTGTTCAAGATCGCGCTGGCGGCGGGCGGTGCCGCCGGGCTGGCCGCCTGTTCCGGCGACGAGGTGCCGGGCTCGGGGGAGCCGGCCGTGCACCCGCCGAAGGCCCGGATCACGGCCGAGCCCGCGGCGGAAGCCACCGAGGTGCCGGTCACCGAGCCGGTCACCGTCAAGGTCGCCGAGGGCTCCTTCACCGAGGTGAAGCTCACCAACTCCGACGGCGGCGAGGTGCAGGGTGAGCTGAACGCCGAGAAGAACACCTGGACCAGCGCGGAACCGCTGGGCTACGGCAAGACCTACAGCTACGCGGCCAAGGCGACCGGCACCGACGGCAAGCCGGTCGAGTTCACCGGCAGCTTCACCACCCTGCAGCCGAAAGCCGTGATCCGTGCCACGCTGAACCCGATCGACGACGCCGAGGTGGGCGTCGGCATGCCGATCAGCGTCAAGTTCGACGCCCCGGTCTCCGACCGCGCCGCCGCGCAGCGCGCGCTCACCGTAGAAACCTCCGAAGACGTCGAGGGCTCCTGGGCCTGGCTTTCCGACCGGCAGGTCGACTGGCGCCCACGGGAGTACTGGCCCGCGGGCACCGAGGTGAACGTCACAGCCAAGCTGTACGGGGTGCACTACGGCGGCGGGAACTACGGCAAGGCCGACGTCACCACGAAGTTCAGCATCGGCCGCAACCAGGTCGTCAAGATCCACACCCCGGACCATGTGATGCGGGTCTACCGGGACGGCGCCGAGCACACCAGTTACCCGTGCAGCAACGGCAAGGACGCCGACCCGAACCTGAACACCCCGAACGGCACCGTGATCGTGATGACCAAGGAGCCGACCTCGATCTTCGACAACGAGCGCTACGGCTACACCGACGTGAAGAAGAAGTGGTGCTGCCGGATCTCCAACCACGGCGAGTACATCCACGAGAACGAGGAGAACCGGGCCAACATCGGCAAGAAGAACACCTCGCACGGCTGCGTGAACCTGTTCGAGAAGGACGCGAAGGCCTACTTCGACTCCGCGCTGATCGGGGACCCGGTGGAGGTCACCGGCGCGAAGGCCGACTTCCCGACCACCTCGGCGGTGATGGACTGGCTACTGGACTGGGAAACCTGGAAGTCGAAATCCGCGCTGTGA